The DNA sequence CTTGTTTTAAGAATGAGTTGCATATGAAATATtgaccacaaaaaaaaattgacttaaTAGTAACTAGTTGACGACTTAtcctatttaccaaaaaagaagcTCAAGACTTACCGTGggtttttcttcagttttcatttttttttttttttttttttatgaaaggaAATATTATTGCCAAAAGGAACGCGAAAACCTTCAGTTATGTTCATATCGTAACCATAGCCTACATGGAAATTTTTCAACAAAGAAGTGGTTACGGTTTGAATAGTGTATTTTTCAAACTAACAATGCAGATCCAGTAATCTAAACgctaaaaatccaaaataactGCTGCACATTTTGAATTCAGAGTCATCCACTATAAAATTGTTTACTAAAAGGAGGTTCATAATCCGAACAATTGAAAGAAGGAAGCATACATATTACATAATTGACAAATCTTGTACAAAGAATACACAAAATTGAACTTTTAATTCCTATTAGTGATTGTACCTTGGTTCCAAAACCAAATAAGGTACTGAGTTTTACAGGTCAACAAGGCAAAGAATTTTCAGTTACCCTGTTCCAATTGGTGGGCATAATGCTAACGAAATGAAAGAATTACAAAGAAGAATAAACAatgtagaaaaatgaaaaaaaaactaGGAGACAAAGCAtatgttaaaaagaaaatgcattCTTCTCCTGAACCACACAAGCACCTTTTCCATTGAAAATTTCAAGCGAGCAAGAGAAAGAATGTGTACAGCATATTTGAGGGAGACACATTAACAGTTCATTCACTCAGTTTGCAGTTGCGAAGGTAAGGATGATCATACTTGATGTACTTAGTCCAGTATGGCCGATACTTTGTCATTGCCAACTCCAACCATGGTTTCATGTTACCATTGTAGTGAATGACAGCTGCACGATCGATCTCAGACCGGTCAACGCTTGGATTGTAACCCAAACCAAGGACATGCCATGACTTATCGAGTGGATGAGTCAACCCATAAAAAGTTATAAGCCCTGGAGGTAAAGTCCCCAGCTTCCATAGTACCCTATCTTCATTCTAAAGCCAAAACAGAAACGAAAGGAAATAACCAAATGACTCAAGGAATGGAAAGTCCttttactaaaaaaattgaagcaacAATTTAGAATAGTTTTAAGAGAAACGAAGAGATCATGTGGATTCCTTTCACCAATGAGCAcatgagataattaataaaacagCAATAGGAAGGCAAGGTTCAGAAACTCACCATGTTCTGCCACTTGTGATATATGCCAGTAATATCCTTCTTTTTCCACTCCTTAAGATCGAACATATTCATCCCATAAGCCCAGCCACATGCATTTGGATCAAAGTTTCTCGCAATATGAGGATTGGAGAAGTTAAGGTACTTGTCAAACCGGTGGAAGCTCTCACCACAAGTTTCCACAGCACCATTCACTTTTCCACGAAGATTCACAGACCACAATGCAGTCAAGTCTTTCTGGACGACAATGTCATCATCAAGAAAAAGGATCTTATCCAACTTTGGATAAACCTGAGGAAGATAGAACCTCAAATGGTTTAGCATTGAGAGATACTTAGGGTTCCTGTACTTGAGATTAGAAGCACCAGATGAAAGGGTGGTTGGATGGCCAGCCTTGAAATAATACTCTTTCATTGAAGCAGATTCAAGCTGTCGCAGAACTGGGCAGTAGGATGAGTTCAGCCACTTAAACTCATCAACATTCTCAACATGAATTGTGGCTTTTCCAGGAGGATTCAACAGAAACCACATACTCATGGCTCCAAAGTTAAGCTTATCACTAACAAGATGGAATACATGCTTTGATGGATCCTGCAATTTAACCAAGAATCATATTTAAGTTAACAATAAGAGAAGTAAATAAGTTGAATATGAGATCAGTACTGCAAGTCCTTAACTACCATACATGGATGGGAAACAAATCAATGTAGTGGGTTATCAACAAGGGGCCCAAGCCTTAGCTAAAATATGTGAATTCTCAATTACATTTACACATATCCTGTAATGCTGGGTCCAGCACAAGAGGCACCCACTAAGAAAATTGCAAgtacaaaagagtcaaaaaatCATCTGACAAGCTACCTCCAGCATCTTCTTCAAAAAAAGATTATGGAATAAAATCATCTAATAAAACTAACTATTCTAGCATTTTGAGTTAACCGAAAGATATTTTCTTTGCAAGCCTTAAGGAAATATGGAAATGGTTCGTCTACTTTAGACACATAATATGCGTAGGCCTAAAATGTTAATACAGCAAAAGACAGCTCATATCACCTTGGCATTTACGATAGTTGAGTTGACAACGACTGATGCAGCCAAGACATTGTCTGAGAAGAGGGCGTAGTGATAGAGATTTGGATTTTCCAAATTCTCACTTCTAGGGTACTTCCTCTTCTCAGGAGGAAGAAGATAGTAATCTATGGTCAGGCGCAAAGATAAGCAATGGATTCCATTTGGCATAGTCTTCGCAGCTAACTGACTTAGAAATGTGCTTTGTTTTTTCAAGCTCCGCACTTGTTCATCTGCAGATTGAAGCATTGCTCTCAGCTTGCCAGTCACCAATTTGCAATCGTACAGTTGTTCTCTTGCTTTTGACAGAACTTGGCCCATAGCCTTCATTCTCCCAGGTGCACTAGAGGTAAATTAGTTGTGGAGTAAGATAAAACATGCGAGTATTATCAGTACACTAAGGAAGAAATGCAGATCTAACAATACAATAAGTCACACTCAAGAAAATTATATGCCCAAAAGCTCACTACCTTTGATGTAAATCTGTATCAGCAGTAGCTTCTCCTAAGGCACGTTGGCTGTCTTTAAGCCTAGTCTGAAGTTGTTGGTATAACTCATTCTTGTTTTTCATCTTTGCAATACCCAGATATACCCTTGCCATAATGATTTGGTCCCGCATCAAGCGCACCGTCGAATCAGAGTTCTCATTCTCATTCTCTTTCCTCCAAATGCTATATTTTCCAAGTACTGCAGAGTCAACTGATTTGGATCGTTCCATGGCTgcattctcaagtttgatgatAGCTTCATCGTCCTGTTGTACCAAATCAGATGCACGCTTCTCACGCCTCTTCTCTCTCAATCGCTGCAGAATTGCTTAGATAAGTACAGGTAAAAACTCAAAGTAATGCATTAATACAATGGTACAACAATATGGAGCAGACACTAATAGGACCAGGACTTATTTCCTTTCTTCTTAAAGTTTAAAGTTGGAATTATGAGCTACACAGTTTCaataaaccatataaaaaatagaCCATCCAAGCATTATAATTACCCTTCGAGCTAGTTTTGCAGGTGAGTCAATAAATTGAGCTTGATCATCTGCAAAGGAAAATAAGATCAAAACAACagtaaaatcatttcacaaaggCCGACATTATGAAAGATTAGCCACCTGACAAGTCATCCACTTTGACTTTATGTGTTCCTTGTCTAACATCTACATCTGTCTTGTTCATCTATGAAAacaaacata is a window from the Ziziphus jujuba cultivar Dongzao chromosome 11, ASM3175591v1 genome containing:
- the LOC107432676 gene encoding polygalacturonate 4-alpha-galacturonosyltransferase; this translates as MPLKRGPSAAAIHRNRGGGGGSRFFVAILVFFSLLFAPLVFFVFRGLHTISDRDDVLLGPGEKSVDWRERLALQHFKSLFSKEVIDVITASTNDMGPLSLDYFRKNNFSTSWKVGVDNSVVAHPEMNKTDVDVRQGTHKVKVDDLSDDQAQFIDSPAKLARRRLREKRREKRASDLVQQDDEAIIKLENAAMERSKSVDSAVLGKYSIWRKENENENSDSTVRLMRDQIIMARVYLGIAKMKNKNELYQQLQTRLKDSQRALGEATADTDLHQSAPGRMKAMGQVLSKAREQLYDCKLVTGKLRAMLQSADEQVRSLKKQSTFLSQLAAKTMPNGIHCLSLRLTIDYYLLPPEKRKYPRSENLENPNLYHYALFSDNVLAASVVVNSTIVNAKDPSKHVFHLVSDKLNFGAMSMWFLLNPPGKATIHVENVDEFKWLNSSYCPVLRQLESASMKEYYFKAGHPTTLSSGASNLKYRNPKYLSMLNHLRFYLPQVYPKLDKILFLDDDIVVQKDLTALWSVNLRGKVNGAVETCGESFHRFDKYLNFSNPHIARNFDPNACGWAYGMNMFDLKEWKKKDITGIYHKWQNMNEDRVLWKLGTLPPGLITFYGLTHPLDKSWHVLGLGYNPSVDRSEIDRAAVIHYNGNMKPWLELAMTKYRPYWTKYIKYDHPYLRNCKLSE